One part of the Anopheles merus strain MAF chromosome 3L, AmerM5.1, whole genome shotgun sequence genome encodes these proteins:
- the LOC121600490 gene encoding uncharacterized protein LOC121600490 isoform X2, with amino-acid sequence MSVRDISGTVFSNRMALHERHRPHHNLPRVRESTQVGSSAQDAVPRMSPPSPSTTMGLSNVGGDATGPVGGVVMRNRVIDLDKNRIKCNRNRIWSRPSSFLSFFKQSLGSATNGSRGGGEAGASLNYNENVNRPPGSSVPPSNSSIPQTPSEESPVDSVDSKAPPATGAQRLDLNMIRKLEEEIYKRGREQRPDAEAKDFHEFYFNSRRHSGGERKTFTSDTSAFNGDNHRAVLLVDPNALEPILLKRPLSTDETRLVMMMSDGAGATTGDKPAQNPGPALHHPAGSGGGGNKSIIIVDNSEYYPVLMRYDINADEIDRQQQQQQQYRRNRAEMLKIDTTTGACCTSSAPTGRPVAPINLCRPPSGPDSVTTTSPSAGGFPMKSDEKLSSFASSSLSSSLSGATSSSVEHPSPQSSLELHGLAAPKHRPPLMVPSAQPVSATGGSGGRGSKKQLQQRTANLFQRFLQHRRSLNLSVRRKRCRPTHECAHFKNTEVALGRAHWADVILGGSGSGSSSSAVYGGHHSRSSGNKVKFEYLKRMARYDCEAGMTNGSCYAARRVRPNGSQMRRRAASEPDLVSRTNWKSDGFVQHLQHQHRTLYWSTGDLGSLGRLMEHGKNFENIFDSTSDNLSARLSAAVTSSSSSSSVPLSGSGSLSSSTTASSMGSTSSQRMLQRRLASALLKSSREHHHHNSKPPLSCPSVGNSGSSNSSSSLVVNTSGQSSSGNILRKKSSSFRGVLRRSNTPDVVNTWVYRKSYDGSGNGLGEPPYHRGHGSPHASPSRYSYNNTAKSPLQHWRTSSAGASDFKRNSRLRSSANAAVPGATGHHHHHNMVDLNVPRGHSPHFSPSRQTTQTGDTQTLHVYLPNHGFRMIRFDEASDVRQIINLIVGWMSPGQKPNPQSYALRLRHMLTKEVLWMPPDTSMSQVMAHIYNPSCSNADCPNVDKSTIAKRMQQKTSGAIGHANSVWKAELRVRYIPKNLKELYERDRTTCHFYFDQVKQDYIQSNVPHIDPEIAVQLCCLGIRHYYKDTNHTSNDRKQHLDYIEKEMGFGNFIPKSVIDTIKQKNLKKQIQAGYKKVYSYSEMEYMLKFFDLLRTQYTFDQEQFNVQLSSSWNIRVDLIIGPHVGLSYSVNPQAPPTKVTDFESIERITTSILPTSLTKSDHQGGRGAKGKDQPDLTSSCGSNAAAGDGAGDKGKKDGKKGASAGATGSQCACGEIKTQLRIRVSGNSEDLAITCDGIKTSESIADLVDGYCRLFNKNDNSLWDRTVIPKGGGGAAATPPAGNSATNSLEKSQLKKSLTESQTSSTDRHGSRSSSADRLNGGSGGELAEPPQPTLNEDYAELGMCDEEGDYSTPAARDYELDRSQITLNEIIGVGQFGDVHIGSCRLPNKSTLVSKLNQSLTSEFDEYSQMDNGNADAQKTGIIQVAVKTCKPDADTTTSEKFLQEAYIMKKFEHPHIIKLIGISSGPPIWIVMELARHGELRAYLKKNGPKLKLGTLLLYSYQLSTALSYLESKKFVHRDIAARNVLVSSPTCIKLADFGLSRWVEDQSYYTSTKGMLPIKWMAPESINFRRFTTASDVWMFGVCTWEILMLGIKPFQGVKNCDVIGKLENGERLPLPPNCPPRLYSLMSQCWSLEPLKRPNFKSVKETLYEILMEERHSDCETMRRENRRVAAMSWGAGDDMAPPKPARGPTMGGDGPLVPGAPQTYIVARDPTVLAALMRENEQRGINPSSYTTPASVFNTLAVDLDPNAPPNNTDNQIAKEIAVANLPLKTVPLPVTELHKLDPTIDEAASAAAAATAASAAATDGATESMPPQQQQQQQHEECNQNPYGGSGSGQPLLSAADGGGGGGSTIEMLQPKNTDTLERYKNPQDILVLSANNNIIHSMSQSSSFAHAQLPPHSGSQMLSSVPSSSSSTHANPPAGSIHQAHQAAGASGVGYPVPCEIINALTQQTHSIEPTYKAIQQSKATGGGAGGMQANLNPQLMNNNFMHSNAQQQQQQHQTQQPYYPQGNSIVTYQQYHAQHQQALAAEYYQHQQHQQQQQQQYVMQQAQPQQVGPNYMPYGAAPVQTVQPAAGAQYQPAAAYVKSPQQEDQPGGTKTRSLERNAAGQNIVSAYAARINSLERTRQMSMEYGNSVKAMRSNSLTRQYSGGNQSDLYPGVGHGVRSASLERGAQMATAGTVGGNNGAGYMSRMGSLERNQQTASQSIFLNSMKGGSLERNQSAAIVNDMMNSKIAYKGGSLERNQHILLTRSGSAVGSLERNMPFQNYRSPVAAAPKEQEPFQEEIYDFGGVNVKSCASIALKKSVEKGMLPPSSLAVSPGLPPSSGGANFALPPPYSSASKQQQAAASQQQGTPQRAMWGGTAGGNIGMHQQMYMQQQQQQQGSVQPAGPIIGIASSQQVQIPMKISHSQPVQAHPVQPVQQLATSVAQPVQHIQQQQQQQQQQQMIDQQQQQQPAQLQETQQQLEEKLRKQQQESEIDSKWLQQEENNLKKRLSLITANAASMSLDQPLGGGAPMEGSTPPVNGGGSSLSGSYHSQQSPHFSPQNTMSGPQSLGDHYPTTPNTSDSRPHTPGSGGGGGGGGMIKSKSSSMERCTTPQSGDEKFAVKKVEPTKTMPLDRTNDMVYNATTSVVKSIMALSQGVDRAQAAEYLNLVRNVGFELRALLGAVDQLSANFPPQRYKEVEMAHKVLSKDMYELVTAMRLAQQYSETTLDAEYRKSMLSAAHVLAMDAKNLLDVVDSIRVRYPNLFPQQQQQPQQPSAPSSPTQRQHGAANSVTSAVHPSNTPQMFAQQQQQQQHSFDQSQLLMMGDCYQNLQPKQPILAHSSPPTSLTHSYEPGGLSSYQQSGIYDNECIISSQQQHQSAEVAGKLKKPAIAAKPPSVVAMASVKLKPVATGSLDVPDTAGGELYSNAPHATSPGPNGANADIKLPDPVSCTIVQENLLAANNQKVMATNKLSG; translated from the exons TGCTACCGGGCCGGTTGGTGGGGTAGTGATGCGTAATCGGGTGATCGATCTGGACAAGAATCGCATCAAGTGTAACCGGAACCGGATCTGGTCACGGCCGTCTAgctttttgagctttttcaaACAGTCTCTCGGTTCTGCGACAAATGGCAgcagaggaggaggagaagcagGAGCCTCTTTAAATTACAATGAAAATGTCAACAGACCACCCGGGAGCAGTGTGCCACCCTCGAACAGCAGCATTCCACAGACTCCGAGTGAAGAATCTCCCGTTGATAGTGTCGATTCGAAGGCTCCTCCAGCCACTGGTGCTCAGCGCCTAGATCTAAACATGATCCGCAAACTGGAAGAAGAGATTTACAAGCGGGGCCGTGAGCAGCGGCCGGATGCGGAAGCGAAAGATTTCCACGAGTTCTACTTCAACAGTCGGCGACATTCGGGTGGCGAGCGGAAGACATTCACCAGCGACACGTCCGCCTTCAACGGTGACAATCACCGGGCGGTGCTGCTGGTCGATCCGAACGCGCTCGAGCCGATATTGCTCAAGCGCCCACTCAGCACGGACGAGACGCGGctcgtgatgatgatgagtgaTGGTGCCGGTGCGACAACCGGCGATAAACCGGCACAAAACCCCGGGCCGGCATTGCATCATCCAGCGGGGAGCGGTGGCGGAGGCAACAAATCGATCATCATCGTCGATAACTCCGAGTACTACCCGGTGCTGATGCGGTACGACATCAACGCGGACGAGATcgaccggcagcagcaacagcagcagcagtaccgtCGCAATCGGGCGGAGATGCTTAAAATAGACACTACCACAGGGGCGTGCTGCACATCGTCCGCACCCACCGGTCGGCCGGTTGCGCCAATCAACCTCTGTCGTCCGCCGTCTGGGCCGGACAGCGTAACGACAACGTCACCGTCCGCCGGGGGTTTCCCGATGAAAAGTGACGAAAAGTTGTCATCGTTTGCGTCCTCCTCGCTGTCTTCCTCGTTAAGTGGAGCAACCTCATCGAGTGTAGAGCATCCATCGCCCCAGTCTTCCCTCGAGCTGCACGGACTGGCAGCTCCAAAGCATCGTCCCCCACTGATGGTACCGTCCGCCCAGCCAGTATCCGCAACGGGGGGTAGTGGAGGCCGCGGCAGCAAGAAACAGCTGCAACAGCGGACGGCGAATCTGTTCCAACGGTTTCTGCAGCATCGCCGCAGTCTTAACCTTTCCGTGCGCCGTAAACGATGCCGACCTACGCACGAGTGTGCACACTTCAAGAACACGGAAGTCGCGCTTGGCCGAGCGCACTGGGCAGATGTCATCCTCGGGGGCAGTGgcagcggtagcagcagcagtgcagtgTACGGTGGCCACCATTCGCGCTCCTCCGGTAACAAGGTGAAATTTGAGTATCTGAAGCGAATGGCACGGTACGACTGTGAGGCTGGAATGACAAATGGTAGTTGCTACGCTGCCCGCAGGGTAAGACCCAACGGAAGCCAGATGCGTCGCCGTGCCGCTAGTGAGCCCGATCTGGTGTCGCGCACGAACTGGAAGAGCGATGGCTTTGTGCAGCATCTACAGCATCAGCACCGTACGCTCTACTGGAGTACGGGGGATTTGGGCAGCCTCGGACGACTGATGGAGCACGGGAAGAACTTTGAAAACATCTTCGACAGTACTAGCGACAATCTGTCCGCACGGTTGTCCGCTGCTGTGACGTCCAGCTCAAGTTCTTCCTCGGTGCCACTGTCGGGTTCTGGTTCGTTATCATCCTCCACGACCGCTTCTTCGATGGGAAGTACCTCTAGTCAGCGTATGCTCCAACGTCGGTTAGCGAGTGCTCTGCTGAAGTCATCGAGGGAGCATCATCACCACAACAGCAAACCTCCACTGTCGTGCCCTTCTGTAGGGAATTCCGGCTCATCGAACTCATCTTCCTCGTTGGTGGTCAACACTTCCGGCCAGTCCAGCAGTGGCAACATTCTGCGCAAAAAGTCCTCCTCCTTCCGGGGCGTACTGCGCCGCTCCAACACGCCGGACGTCGTCAATACTTGGGTATATCGCAAAAG CTACGATGGCTCAGGAAACGGTCTAGGAGAGCCCCCGTACCACCGGGGGCACGGTAGTCCACACGCCTCGCCATCGCGGTACTCCTACAACAACACTGCCAAAAGCCCGCTGCAGCATTGGCGTACGTCTAGCGCCGGTGCGTCCGACTTCAAACGCAACTCACGTCTCCGCAGTTCGGCGAACGCCGCCGTGCCGGGTGCGACcgggcatcatcatcatcacaacatGGTCGATCTGAATGTGCCGCGTGGCCACTCGCCACACTTCAGCCCGTCCCGACAAACGA CACAAACCGGCGACACGCAAACGCTGCACGTCTACCTGCCCAACCATGGCTTCCGGATGATCCGCTTCGACGAGGCGTCGGACGTGCGGCAGATCATCAACCTGATCGTCGGCTGGATGTCGCCGGGCCAGAAGCCCAACCCGCAAAGCTACGCGCTTCGGCTGCGCCACATGCTTACCAAAGAGGTCCTGTGGATGCCACCGGACACGTCGATGTCGCAGGTGATGGCCCACATCTACAACCCGTCCTGCAGCAATGCGGACTGCCCGAACGTGGACAAGAGCACGATCGCGAAGCGCATGCAGCAGAAGACGAGCGGCGCGATCGGGCACGCGAACAGCGTGTGGAAGGCGGAGCTGCGCGTCCGCTACATCCCGAAGAACCTGAAGGAGCTGTACGAGCGGGACCGCACCACCTGCCACTTCTACTTCGACCAGGTCAAGCAGGACTACATCCAGTCGAACGTGCCGCACATCGATCCGGAGATCGCGGTCCAGCTGTGCTGCCTCGGCATCCGCCACTACTACAAAGACACTAACCATACCTCGAACGACCGGAAGCAGCATCTCGACTACATCGAGAAGGAGATGGGCTTCGGCAACTTCATACCGAAATCTGTGATAGATACCATTAAACAGAAGAATCTGAAGAAGCAAATCCAGGCGGGCTACAAGAAGGTGTACAGCTACAGCGAGATGGAGTACATGCTCAAGTTTTTCGATCTCCTCCGCACGCAGTACACGTTCGACCAGGAGCAGTTCAACGTGCAGCTGAGCAGCAGCTGGAACATCCGCGTCGATCTCATCATCGGGCCACACGTGGGGCTGTCGTACTCGGTGAACCCGCAGGCGCCCCCAACCAAGGTGACGGACTTCGAGAGCATCGAGCGCATCACGACCAGTATTCTGCCGACGTCGCTGACGAAAAGTGACCACCAGGGTGGTCGCGGTGCGAAGGGCAAGGATCAGCCTGATCTGACGAGCTCGTGCGGTAGCAATGCGGCCGCCGGCGATGGTGCCGGTGACAAGGGCAAGAAGGATGGCAAGAAGGGCGCGTCCGCGGGCGCCACCGGCAGCCAGTGCGCGTGTGGCGAGATCAAGACGCAGCTGCGCATACGCGTGAGCGGCAACAGCGAGGATCTGGCAATCACGTGCGATGGCATCAAGACGTCCGAAAGCATAGCCGATCTAGTCGATGGTTACTGTAgattatttaacaaaaacgATAACAGCCTGTGGGATCGTACCGTCATACCAAAgggaggtggtggtgctgcagcCACGCCACCGGCCGGCAACAGTGCGACCAACTCGCTGGAAAAGAGTCAGCTGAAGAAAAGCCTAACCGAGTCGCAGACGTCCTCGACGGACCGGCACGGTTCGCGCTCGTCCAGCGCGGATCGGCTGAACGGTGGCAGTGGGGGCGAGCTGGCCGAACCGCCGCAACCGACGCTCAACGAGGACTACGCGGAGCTGGGAATGTGCGACGAGGAGGGCGACTACTCTACACCGGCTGCGCGGGACTATGAGCTCGATCGGTCGCAGATCACGCTGAACGAGATTATCGGGGTGGGTCAGTTTGGGGATGTGCACATTGGGTCGTGTCGGCTGCCGAACAAGTCCACGCTGGTGAGCAAGCTGAACCAGTCGCTCACGTCCGAGTTTGACGAGTACTCGCAGATGGACAACGGTAATGCCGATGCGCAGAAGACGGGCATCATCCAGGTGGCGGTGAAGACGTGCAAACCGGACGCGGACACTACGACGTCGGAGAAGTTCCTGCAAGAAGCAT ACATTATGAAGAAGTTCGAGCATCCCCACATCATCAAACTGATCGGCATATCCAGCGGTCCGCCGATTTGGATCGTTATGGAGTTGGCCCGCCACGGGGAGCTGCGAGCGTACTTGAAGAAGAACGGTCCCAA GCTTAAGCTGGGAACGCTTCTGCTGTACTCGTACCAACTGTCAACGGCGCTGAGCTATCTGGAGTCGAAGAAGTTCGTTCACCGCGATATTGCCGCCCGCAACGTTCTGGTCAGCTCCCCGACTTGTATAAAG CTTGCCGATTTTGGACTCTCAAGATGGGTTGAAGATCAATCGTACTACACTTCCACCAAAGGTATGCTTCCGATCAAGTGGATGGCACCGGAATCGATCAACTTCCGCCGCTTTACAACCGCTAGCGACGTGTGGATGTTTG GCGTCTGCACGTGGGAGATACTCATGCTTGGCATCAAACCATTCCAAGGCGTTAAGAATTGTGATGTTATCGGTAAGCTGGAGAACGGCGAGCgtctgccgctgccgccgaaCTGTCCGCCGCGGCTGTACTCGCTGATGTCACAGTGCTGGTCGCTGGAACCGCTCAAGAGGCCCAACTTTAAGAGCGTCAAAGAAACACTCTA TGAAATTCTGATGGAGGAACGGCACAGCGATTGTGAGACGATGCGCCGGGAGAATCGACGTGTGGCGGCAATGTCCTGGGGTGCTGGAGACGATATGGCACCACCGAAGCCTGCCCGAGGACCTACAATGGGAG GAGATGGTCCCCTCGTGCCGGGCGCACCCCAAACGTACATCGTCGCCCGCGACCCGACCGTGCTGGCGGCGCTGATGCGCGAGAACGAGCAGCGGGGCATCAACCCGTCGTCCTACACGACACCGGCCTCGGTATTTAACACACTAGCCGTAGACTTAGACCCTAACGCACCACCAAACAATACTGATAACCAAATTGCCAAAGAGATCGCTGTCGCTAACCTACCGTTGAAAACCGTTCCCCTACCCGTGACCGAACTGCACAAGCTCGATCCTACCATCGACGAGGCAGCttctgccgccgccgccgccacggCTGCCTccgctgctgctactgatgGGGCAACGGAATCGAtgccaccacagcagcagcagcagcagcagcacgaagaATGCAACCAAAACCCGTATGGTGGCAGCGGTAGTGGGCAGCCTCTCCTTTCTGCcgccgatggtggtggtggtggtggtagcacCATCGAGATGCTACAACCAAAGAACACAGACACGCTGGAACGCTATAAAAACCCGCAAGATATTCTTGTCCTGTCCGCAAATAACAACATCATTCATTCCATGTCGCAAAGCTCATCGTTCGCCCATGCCCAGCTCCCCCCTCACTCCGGTTCCCAAATGCTTTCCTCTGTCCcgtcttcttcctcctccaccCATGCAAACCCACCCGCCGGTTCCATTCATCAGGCGCATCAAGCGGCGGGTGCATCCGGGGTCGGGTACCCTGTGCCGTGCGAAATCATCAACGCCCTTACCCAGCAGACCCACTCGATCGAACCGACCTACAAAGCCATCCAGCAAAGCAAAGCGACcggcggtggtgctggtggcatGCAGGCAAACCTAAACCCCCAACTGATGAACAATAATTTCATGCATTCGAACgctcaacagcagcaacagcagcaccaaacGCAGCAACCGTACTACCCGCAGGGCAACTCGATCGTCACCTACCAGCAGTACCATGCGCAGCACCAGCAGGCCCTTGCCGCTGAGTActatcagcatcagcagcatcagcagcagcagcagcaacagtacgTGATGCAGCAAGCCCAACCGCAACAGGTCGGGCCCAACTACATGCCGTACGGTGCGGCACCGGTGCAAACTGTCCAACCGGCTGCCGGCGCACAGTATCAGCCAGCGGCCGCGTACGTTAAATCACCCCAGCAGGAAGATCAACCCGGCGGTACGAAGACGCGCAGTCTGGAGCGAAACGCCGCCGGTCAGAACATTGTGTCGGCGTACGCCGCCCGCATCAACTCGCTGGAACGGACGCGCCAGATGAGCATGGAGTACGGGAACTCGGTGAAGGCGATGCGCTCCAACTCGCTCACCCGCCAGTACAGTGGTGGAAACCAGTCCGATCTGTACCCGGGCGTCGGGCATGGCGTACGCTCCGCAAGCTTGGAGCGCGGTGCCCAGATGGCAACGGCGGGCACCGTCGGTGGCAACAACGGGGCCGGCTACATGAGCCGGATGGGCAGTCTGGAGCGCAACCAGCAGACCGCATCCCAGTCGATCTTCCTCAACTCGATGAAGGGTGGCAGCCTGGAGCGCAATCAGTCGGCCGCCATCGTGAACGATATGATGAACAGCAAGATCGCGTACAAGGGTGGCAGCCTGGAGCGCAACCAGCACATCCTGCTGACCCGCTCCGGGTCGGCGGTGGGCAGCTTGGAGCGCAATATGCCGTTCCAGAACTATCGCAGCCCGGTGGCGGCCGCCCCCAAGGAGCAGGAACCGTTCCAGGAGGAGATTTACGACTTTGGGGGCGTGAATGTGAAGTCTTGCGCGTCGATTGCGCTGAAAAAGAGCGTTGAGAAGGGTATGCTACCGCCGAGCTCGTTGGCCGTTTCGCCTGGGTTGCCTCCCAGCAGTGGGGGCGCTAACTTTGCCCTTCCGCCACCGTACAGTTCGGCCAGCAAGCAGCAACAGGCGGCTGCGAGTCAGCAGCAGGGCACCCCGCAGCGTGCCATGTGGGGCGGAACGGCCGGTGGCAATATTGGCATGCATCAGCAAATGtacatgcagcagcagcagcagcagcaaggctCGGTACAGCCGGCAGGACCGATTATTGGCATTGCCTCGTCGCAGCAGGTGCAGATTCCGATGAAGATTTCCCACAGCCAACCGGTACAGGCACATCCAGTGCAACCGGTACAGCAGCTAGCGACCTCGGTCGCTCAACCCGTGCAGCacattcagcagcagcagcagcaacaacaacagcaacaaatgatcgatcaacaacagcagcaacaaccagcACAG TTGCAGGAAACACAGCAACAGCTGGAGGAGAAGCTgcgcaaacagcagcaggagaGTGAAATCGATTCCAAATGGCTACAGCAGGAGGAGAATAATCTCAAGAAACGGCTCAGCTTGATTACGGCCAACGCGGCCAGCATGTCGCTTGACCAGCCGCTGGGGGGCGGTGCACCGATGGAGGGCAGCACGCCGCCTGTAAACGGCGGTGGTTCGTCCCTGTCCGGCAGCTACCATTCGCAGCAGAGTCCACACTTTTCGCCCCAAAACACCATGTCCGGACCGCAGAGTTTGGGTGATCACTATCCTACCACACCGAACACGAGCGATTCGAG GCCTCACACACCAGGAtcgggcggtggtggcggtggcggcggtatGATCAAATCGAAGAGCTCCTCGATGGAACGCTGCACGACGCCACAGTCGGGCGACGAGAAGTTTGCGGTGAAGAAGGTGGAACCAACCAAAACGATGCCGCTCGATCGGACGAACGATATGGTGTACAACGCCACGACCAGTGTGGTGAAGTCGATCATGGCCCTCAGCCAGGGTGTGGATCGAGCACAGGCGGCCGAATATTTGAATCTGGTGCGAAACGTTGGCTTTGAGCTGCGCGCCCTGCTCGGTGCGGTCGATCAGCTGTCGGCCAACTTTCCTCCACAGCGCTACAA GGAAGTAGAGATGGCACACAAAGTATTATCCAAAGACATGTATGAACTAGTTACGGCCATGCGGCTGGCACAGCAGTATAGCGAAACGACACTGGATGCCGAGTATCGAAA AAGCATGCTGTCGGCGGCTCACGTACTTGCAATGGATGCCAAAAACCTGCTCGACGTCGTCGATTCCATTCGCGTGCGCTACCCGAACCTCttcccacagcagcagcagcaaccgcaacaACCGAGCGCACCGTCGAGCCCAACGCAACGGCAACATGGTGCCGCCAATTCAGTCACATCCGCAGTCCATCCGTCCAACACACCCCAAATGTttgcccagcagcagcagcagcagcagcattcctTCGATCAGTCGCAACTGCTCATGATGGGCGATTGCTACCAGAATCTGCAACCAAAGCAACCGATACTGGCGCACAGCTCGCCACCGACGTCGCTCACACATTCCTATGAACCAGGAGGCCTCTCCTCCTACCAGCAGAGCGGTATCTACGACAATGAGTGTATCAtcagcagccagcagcagcaccagtccGCCGAGGTTGCTGGCAAGCTAAAGAAACCGGCCATTGCCGCGAAACCGCCCTCGGTTGTGGCGATGGCCTCGGTCAAGCTGAAACCCGTCGCTACGGGCTCGCTAGACGTACCGGACACAGCCGGAGGGGAGCTGTACTCCAACGCACCGCACGCGACGTCCCCCGGCCCGAACGGTGCCAACGCGGACATTAAGCTGCCCGATCCCGTCTCGTGCACTATCGTGCAGGAAAATTTGCTTGCCGCCAACAATCAGAAGGTCATGGCCACGAACAAGCTCAGCGGTTAG